From the genome of bacterium, one region includes:
- a CDS encoding nucleotidyl transferase AbiEii/AbiGii toxin family protein, with protein MFENVLPENGLELIDNISSKLNDFYLAGGTDLALQLGHRKSIDLDFFSPTLFNTDIVLENIQPDKTLLVRTGTIHCELKKVKLSFLFYPLPLTYPTILWRGLNLADWKDITAEKFKAISQRGTKKDFYDLYAVLQIKLSIDDACQIFKARFASSGINMYHVLKSLTFFEDAEEDPLPILTAESKHWQWDVIKKFFEGNIKQFEKNLME; from the coding sequence ATGTTTGAAAATGTATTACCCGAAAACGGACTTGAGTTAATTGATAATATTTCATCCAAACTCAATGATTTTTACTTAGCCGGTGGAACAGATCTTGCACTCCAACTTGGACATAGAAAATCAATAGATCTGGATTTCTTCTCACCCACGCTCTTCAATACAGACATTGTTCTGGAAAATATTCAACCTGACAAAACCTTGCTGGTTAGAACAGGAACTATTCATTGTGAACTCAAAAAGGTCAAACTCTCATTTCTTTTTTATCCCCTACCTCTTACCTATCCCACAATTTTATGGCGGGGACTTAACCTTGCTGACTGGAAAGATATAACCGCGGAAAAATTTAAGGCTATATCTCAGAGAGGAACAAAAAAGGACTTTTATGACCTCTATGCTGTTTTACAAATCAAATTATCTATAGATGATGCATGCCAGATTTTTAAGGCAAGATTCGCCTCCTCAGGTATTAATATGTATCATGTTTTAAAGAGCCTTACTTTTTTTGAGGATGCAGAGGAAGACCCACTACCAATACTTACTGCGGAATCTAAACATTGGCAATGGGATGTAATAAAGAAATTTTTTGAAGGGAATATTAAGCAATTTGAAAAAAATCTTATGGAGTAA